One stretch of Pseudoxanthomonas sp. Root65 DNA includes these proteins:
- the nusB gene encoding transcription antitermination factor NusB, producing MSRHQHPHRKDGVDPVTRARARRRALQAVYAWQMSGGEVGQVIAQFAHEQAHEIADLEYFEDLVRGVVRHRASLDEALLPFLDRTVEEVDPIERAVLRIAAYELIHRIDVPYRVVLNEAIETAKRFGSEHGHTYVNGVLDHAAVAWRPAEAQARR from the coding sequence GTGAGCCGACATCAACATCCCCACCGCAAGGACGGCGTCGATCCGGTCACGCGTGCGCGTGCGCGCCGCCGTGCGCTGCAGGCCGTGTATGCGTGGCAGATGTCGGGTGGCGAAGTCGGCCAGGTCATCGCGCAGTTCGCGCACGAGCAGGCGCACGAGATCGCCGACCTCGAGTACTTCGAGGACTTGGTGCGCGGCGTCGTCCGCCATCGCGCGTCGCTGGACGAGGCCCTGCTGCCGTTCCTCGACCGCACGGTGGAGGAAGTCGATCCCATCGAACGCGCGGTGCTCCGCATCGCCGCCTACGAACTGATCCATCGCATCGACGTGCCGTACCGCGTAGTGCTGAACGAGGCCATCGAGACCGCCAAGCGTTTCGGTTCCGAGCATGGGCATACCTACGTCAACGGCGTGCTCGACCACGCCGCCGTCGCATGGCGCCCTGCCGAGGCGCAGGCACGGCGCTGA
- a CDS encoding FAD-linked oxidase C-terminal domain-containing protein has product MDERLPPALHDAMSTRLGDGWLTGEACRPFGGDDSRRWTMPAAVALPRTQDDVVALVRLCRAHCVPIVARGAGTGTTGAAVPTQGGVVVSFARMDRIVDIRAADRCVVVQPGVLNGELQQALAPHGLFWPPDPSSAELCSVGGNLATNAGGPRAVKYGTARDNVLGIVAVTGAGELIRCGGAYTKDATGYDLTHLLVGSEGTLALIVEATLKLAPRPRAQAGLRVLYRDAATAAAAVSRIMARPATPTMLEFMDRSAIALIRRNGSDVPEAGAMLLVEADGDDDTLPYALQALADAAEGDGMLALDVAQDGAARDRLWAARRALSPALRTIRPGKINEDVVVPVSRIPDLVGAMEALSRDATLPIVVFGHAGNGNLHVNIMYDDGDAAETARAHAALPKVFAQVLALGGTLSGEHGIGLSKRDFMADAFNAATLDAMRAVKAALDPDGILNPGKVLPPRAG; this is encoded by the coding sequence ATGGACGAACGCCTTCCTCCCGCCCTGCACGATGCGATGTCGACCCGGCTCGGCGATGGCTGGCTGACCGGCGAAGCCTGCCGCCCGTTCGGCGGCGACGATTCACGGCGCTGGACGATGCCGGCGGCCGTGGCGTTGCCGCGCACGCAGGACGACGTCGTCGCGCTGGTCCGCCTGTGCCGCGCGCACTGCGTACCGATCGTCGCGCGTGGCGCGGGCACCGGCACGACCGGGGCGGCCGTGCCGACGCAGGGCGGCGTGGTGGTGTCGTTCGCGCGCATGGACCGCATCGTCGACATCCGCGCCGCCGACCGCTGCGTGGTGGTGCAGCCGGGCGTACTGAATGGCGAACTGCAGCAGGCGCTGGCGCCGCACGGCCTGTTCTGGCCACCCGACCCTTCCAGCGCCGAGCTCTGCAGCGTCGGCGGCAATCTCGCCACCAATGCCGGCGGCCCGCGCGCGGTGAAGTACGGCACCGCGCGCGACAACGTGCTCGGCATCGTCGCCGTGACCGGTGCGGGCGAGCTGATCCGCTGCGGCGGCGCCTACACCAAGGACGCCACCGGCTACGACCTCACCCACCTGCTCGTCGGCAGCGAGGGCACACTGGCGCTGATCGTCGAAGCCACGCTCAAGCTCGCACCCAGGCCACGGGCGCAGGCAGGACTGCGCGTGCTCTACCGCGACGCCGCCACGGCGGCGGCCGCGGTCTCGCGGATCATGGCGCGACCGGCGACGCCGACGATGCTGGAGTTCATGGACCGCAGCGCCATCGCGCTGATCCGCCGCAACGGCAGCGACGTCCCCGAGGCGGGCGCCATGCTGCTGGTCGAAGCCGACGGCGACGACGACACCCTGCCCTACGCGCTGCAGGCGCTCGCCGATGCCGCCGAAGGCGATGGCATGCTCGCGCTGGATGTGGCGCAGGACGGTGCCGCGCGCGACCGCCTGTGGGCGGCGCGGCGCGCGCTGTCGCCGGCGCTGCGCACCATCCGGCCCGGCAAGATCAACGAAGACGTGGTGGTGCCGGTCTCGCGCATTCCGGACCTGGTGGGGGCAATGGAAGCGCTGTCGCGCGATGCGACGCTGCCCATCGTCGTGTTCGGCCATGCCGGCAACGGGAACCTGCACGTCAACATCATGTACGACGATGGCGACGCCGCCGAAACCGCACGCGCGCATGCCGCGCTGCCGAAGGTCTTCGCGCAGGTACTGGCGCTGGGTGGCACGCTGTCAGGCGAACACGGCATCGGCCTGAGCAAGCGCGACTTCATGGCCGATGCATTCAACGCCGCCACGCTCGACGCCATGCGCGCAGTAAAGGCTGCGCTGGATCCCGATGGCATCCTCAACCCCGGCAAGGTGCTGCCGCCGCGCGCGGGATGA
- the rsmI gene encoding 16S rRNA (cytidine(1402)-2'-O)-methyltransferase, whose amino-acid sequence MPAGTLFIVATPIGNLGDLTPRALETLKGVAAICAEDTRRSGQLMSHFGISTPLLALHEHNEEALSQRVVERLLSGDSLALVSDAGTPLVSDPGFRLVRAARAAGVKVSPLPGACAAIAALSVAGLPSDRFSFEGFLPAKASARREQLQALAGETRTLVFYESSHRIAESLADMRAAFGDDRPAVLARELTKLFETVLDGTLADLHARVQSDENQRKGEFVVMVQGAGDDLEARLVEGRRVYALLSQHLPPSAAAKLAAEITGAPRKALYGMKPDA is encoded by the coding sequence ATGCCTGCCGGAACCCTGTTCATCGTCGCCACCCCGATCGGCAACCTGGGCGACCTGACGCCCCGCGCGCTGGAGACCCTGAAGGGCGTGGCGGCGATCTGCGCCGAGGACACGCGCCGCAGTGGCCAGCTGATGTCGCACTTCGGCATCTCCACCCCGCTGCTGGCCCTGCATGAGCACAACGAGGAAGCGCTGTCGCAGCGCGTGGTCGAACGCCTGTTGTCTGGCGACTCGCTGGCCCTGGTCAGCGATGCGGGCACGCCGCTGGTCAGCGACCCCGGTTTCCGGCTGGTCCGCGCCGCGCGCGCGGCCGGCGTCAAGGTCAGCCCGTTGCCGGGGGCCTGCGCGGCCATCGCGGCGCTCAGCGTGGCCGGATTGCCGAGCGACCGCTTCAGCTTCGAGGGCTTCCTGCCGGCAAAGGCGTCCGCGCGGCGTGAGCAGTTGCAGGCCCTGGCCGGCGAGACGCGCACGCTGGTGTTCTACGAGTCCTCGCACCGCATCGCCGAGTCGCTGGCCGACATGCGCGCGGCCTTCGGCGACGACCGCCCGGCGGTGCTGGCGCGCGAACTGACCAAGCTGTTCGAGACCGTCCTGGACGGCACCCTGGCAGACCTGCATGCGCGCGTGCAGTCCGACGAGAACCAGCGCAAGGGGGAATTCGTGGTGATGGTGCAGGGGGCGGGCGACGACCTGGAGGCGCGCCTGGTCGAGGGTCGCCGGGTCTACGCGCTGCTCAGCCAGCACCTGCCGCCCTCGGCGGCGGCCAAGCTGGCGGCGGAGATCACCGGCGCGCCGCGCAAGGCGTTGTACGGAATGAAGCCGGACGCGTGA
- the thiL gene encoding thiamine-phosphate kinase — MATGEFDLIARIRARAGTRDDVVLGIGDDAALLAPPLGLQLVVTADTLNAGIHFPHDSVPADIGWKSLAVNLSDLAAMGAAPAWCTLSLSLPHSDAAWIDGFLDGFLDLAERHGIALVGGDTTRGPLSISVTAMGLVEPGRALRRDGARVGDDVWVTGTLGDAAGGLARWSGETVPALRARLDRPSPRVDAGRALRGIATACVDVSDGLLADLGHIASRSGVGAQVAVDALPMSEALRAAFDEATRTALQASGGDDYELCFSAPADARDRVEALSSQLGLQITRIGRMAAGEGVQAVHADGRPWSSERRGYDHFAAP; from the coding sequence ATGGCGACCGGCGAATTCGACCTGATCGCCCGCATCCGTGCCCGCGCGGGGACGCGCGACGACGTGGTGCTCGGCATCGGTGACGACGCGGCCCTGTTGGCGCCACCGCTGGGCCTGCAACTCGTGGTCACCGCCGACACCTTGAATGCCGGTATCCATTTTCCCCACGACAGCGTACCGGCTGACATCGGCTGGAAATCGCTGGCCGTGAACCTGTCCGATCTCGCCGCGATGGGCGCCGCGCCCGCCTGGTGCACGCTCTCGCTGTCGTTGCCGCACTCGGATGCGGCGTGGATCGACGGCTTCCTCGATGGGTTCCTTGATCTGGCGGAGCGTCATGGCATCGCGCTGGTCGGCGGCGATACCACGCGCGGTCCGCTGTCGATCTCGGTGACGGCGATGGGGCTGGTCGAGCCCGGTCGCGCCCTGCGTCGCGATGGCGCGCGCGTGGGTGATGACGTGTGGGTGACCGGCACGCTCGGCGATGCGGCGGGTGGTCTGGCGCGATGGTCTGGCGAGACGGTCCCTGCGCTGCGTGCGCGGCTGGACCGTCCATCGCCACGCGTGGACGCAGGTCGCGCGTTGCGAGGCATCGCCACCGCCTGCGTCGATGTCTCCGACGGCCTGCTGGCCGATCTTGGCCACATCGCATCGCGCAGCGGCGTGGGTGCGCAGGTCGCTGTCGATGCCTTGCCGATGTCGGAGGCCTTGCGCGCGGCGTTCGATGAAGCGACCCGCACCGCATTGCAGGCCAGCGGTGGCGACGACTACGAGCTGTGCTTCAGCGCGCCGGCGGATGCGCGCGACCGCGTGGAAGCGCTCTCATCGCAGCTCGGCCTGCAGATCACCCGTATCGGCCGCATGGCGGCGGGGGAAGGTGTGCAGGCGGTGCATGCCGATGGCCGGCCATGGTCGTCGGAGCGCCGCGGTTACGACCACTTCGCAGCACCGTGA
- a CDS encoding YraN family protein, protein MAVDRRARGHAVEIAARELLRRAGLTGIAANANYRGGELDLVMLDATQRGTPAVVFVEVRYRQSQAFGGGMASIDIGKRRRLVHAAQRFLQDHPALADAPCRFDVIDAQGDPASPRLEWIRDAFRADEI, encoded by the coding sequence ATGGCGGTTGATCGCCGCGCACGCGGGCACGCCGTCGAAATCGCCGCGCGCGAGCTGTTGCGGCGCGCCGGACTGACGGGCATTGCGGCCAACGCGAACTATCGCGGCGGCGAGCTGGACCTGGTGATGCTGGACGCGACGCAGCGGGGCACGCCTGCGGTGGTGTTCGTCGAAGTGCGCTACCGCCAGTCGCAGGCCTTCGGCGGCGGCATGGCGTCCATCGACATCGGCAAGCGCCGGCGGCTGGTACACGCGGCGCAGCGCTTCCTGCAGGACCATCCGGCACTCGCCGACGCACCGTGCCGGTTCGACGTGATCGATGCGCAGGGCGATCCGGCATCGCCGCGTCTCGAGTGGATCCGCGATGCCTTCAGGGCCGACGAGATCTGA